A stretch of the Fusobacterium perfoetens ATCC 29250 genome encodes the following:
- a CDS encoding glycosyltransferase family 4 protein — protein MKICLFIDNFTPDLGASSFRFESIVKELADRNHEVTIIASYPNRIKLEEFKEFKYKNVNIIRINKSDLKNNIFQRAIKYFGYFLEAIREGKRYSKDCDIIIATSPQLLVGVAGAFISKINNKIFLLDIRDLWPDIVLDMNVMKKYNPIYLFLKLLEKFMYRKSTFLVYNSPGFFKYLEKNYNVKRMELITNGIDDYILDYFESKALNLTKKEKYKILYAGNLGIAQDIKILIELAKYRKDIEIILIGKGSQEKEIKSKMKNVNNITLTSSVPRNELLKIYEESDILFVQLKNIKMFEKTIPSKIFEYLASKKPIIFGLEGVARNILENEFSQQYYFESNNIEKLNKVLDKVIYDIENNSYIKPDTDKLRKKYSRKNLSIKYANLIEKVIEDDK, from the coding sequence ATGAAGATTTGTTTATTTATAGATAATTTTACTCCTGATTTAGGAGCTTCATCATTTAGATTTGAAAGTATAGTAAAAGAGTTAGCTGATAGAAATCACGAAGTAACAATAATAGCTTCTTATCCAAATAGAATAAAATTAGAAGAATTTAAAGAATTTAAATATAAAAATGTAAATATAATAAGAATTAATAAAAGTGATTTAAAAAATAATATATTTCAGAGAGCAATTAAATATTTTGGATATTTTCTTGAAGCAATAAGAGAAGGAAAAAGATATTCAAAAGATTGTGATATAATAATAGCAACGAGTCCACAACTTTTAGTTGGGGTAGCAGGAGCTTTTATTTCAAAAATTAATAATAAGATATTTTTATTAGATATAAGAGATTTATGGCCAGATATAGTTTTAGATATGAATGTAATGAAGAAGTATAATCCTATATATTTATTTCTAAAGTTACTAGAAAAATTTATGTATAGAAAAAGTACTTTTTTGGTATATAACTCACCAGGCTTTTTTAAATATTTAGAAAAAAATTATAATGTAAAAAGAATGGAATTAATAACTAATGGAATAGATGATTATATTTTAGATTATTTTGAGAGTAAAGCTTTAAATTTGACTAAAAAAGAAAAATATAAGATATTGTATGCAGGTAATTTAGGAATAGCTCAAGATATAAAAATTTTAATAGAATTAGCTAAATATAGAAAAGATATAGAAATAATTTTAATAGGTAAAGGAAGTCAAGAAAAAGAAATAAAGTCTAAAATGAAAAATGTAAATAATATAACTTTGACTTCTTCTGTTCCTAGGAATGAGCTATTAAAAATATATGAAGAATCAGACATATTGTTTGTTCAATTAAAAAATATAAAAATGTTTGAAAAAACTATTCCTTCAAAAATTTTTGAGTATTTAGCTTCAAAAAAACCAATAATTTTTGGGTTAGAAGGAGTAGCGAGAAATATTTTAGAAAATGAATTTTCTCAACAATATTATTTTGAATCTAATAATATAGAAAAATTAAATAAAGTTTTAGATAAGGTAATTTATGATATAGAAAATAATAGCTATATAAAACCAGATACAGATAAATTGAGAAAAAAATATTCAAGAAAAAATTTATCTATAAAATATGCTAATTTAATAGAAAAGGTAATTGAAGATGATAAATAA
- a CDS encoding exopolysaccharide biosynthesis polyprenyl glycosylphosphotransferase translates to MKHFLNVKVRTIYFFILLLTYLGLFEYFKVAENLISGIVFLIIFLMYYLFDIANFNSYKVNSKKIILSIIINGLGFIFMLLLNKDKKTIFVFVLYTVIQILSKYLLSFLSRKTSRVLILGYDTPTEKIINILNENKDKYNYIGYIHENIEILNNYLGKVEDIESIVKEKGIDEIIFTSRKQVKRYADMVMNLKLKGVKVIDYLSFLEEEEGKVDVDKIDSLWVLMGGGFTSFNDSMQRRIKRAFDIIVSIILLIVSFPFMMITFILVKTDGGPAFFKQKRIGMNGQEFEIIKFRSMKVHDPNKFSKYASETDDRITKIGHFIRKTRLDELPQLINVFRGEMSFVGPRPEWNELGHEYEEKIKNYNLRYVVRPGITGWAQTMYFYSSTLEEVKEKLEYDLYYIKHQDIILDIIILFKTVKIVIFGKGI, encoded by the coding sequence ATGAAGCATTTTTTGAATGTAAAGGTTAGGACAATATATTTTTTTATTTTGTTGCTGACATATTTAGGATTGTTTGAATATTTTAAGGTCGCTGAAAATTTAATTTCAGGAATAGTATTTTTAATTATATTCTTAATGTACTATCTATTTGATATTGCTAATTTTAATTCGTATAAGGTAAATAGTAAAAAAATAATTCTTTCCATAATAATAAATGGTTTAGGATTTATTTTTATGTTGTTATTAAATAAAGATAAAAAAACTATCTTTGTTTTTGTTTTGTATACAGTAATTCAAATTTTAAGTAAATATTTACTTTCTTTTTTAAGTAGAAAAACTAGTAGAGTGTTAATTCTTGGTTATGATACACCAACAGAAAAAATAATAAATATTTTAAATGAAAATAAAGATAAGTATAATTATATTGGCTATATTCATGAAAATATAGAAATCTTAAATAATTACTTAGGAAAAGTAGAGGATATAGAAAGTATAGTTAAAGAAAAAGGAATAGATGAGATAATTTTTACAAGTAGAAAACAAGTAAAAAGATATGCTGATATGGTGATGAATCTTAAATTAAAAGGGGTAAAAGTTATAGATTATCTTTCTTTCCTTGAAGAAGAAGAGGGAAAAGTAGATGTTGACAAAATTGATAGCCTTTGGGTATTAATGGGTGGAGGATTTACATCTTTTAATGATAGTATGCAAAGAAGAATAAAGAGAGCTTTTGATATTATTGTTTCTATAATTTTATTGATAGTTTCTTTTCCTTTTATGATGATAACTTTTATTTTAGTAAAAACTGATGGGGGACCTGCTTTTTTTAAACAAAAAAGAATAGGAATGAATGGACAGGAATTTGAAATTATTAAATTTAGAAGTATGAAAGTACATGACCCAAATAAATTTTCTAAATATGCTAGTGAAACTGATGATAGAATAACAAAAATAGGACATTTTATAAGAAAAACTAGGTTAGATGAATTACCACAACTTATAAATGTTTTTAGAGGAGAGATGTCCTTTGTAGGACCAAGACCAGAATGGAATGAGTTAGGGCATGAATATGAGGAAAAAATAAAGAATTATAACTTAAGATATGTAGTAAGACCTGGAATAACAGGTTGGGCTCAGACAATGTATTTTTATAGCTCTACTCTTGAAGAAGTAAAAGAGAAATTAGAGTATGATTTATATTATATTAAACACCAAGATATAATTCTTGATATAATTATATTATTTAAAACTGTAAAAATTGTAATTTTTGGGAAGGGAATTTAA
- a CDS encoding helix-turn-helix domain-containing protein, with protein MKEKKFKFGDRLKELRKPNKEGDKRITMEELCGIFSEKYGLTVNKAMISRWENGSVVPDNKHLITYANYFNIDLNYLLGLSNIKRKITDFHIDSNPKKDKRFAELFSILGDMEDKKFEIIEDIVKELCNLDIEMLKAFKKIVKK; from the coding sequence ATGAAAGAGAAAAAGTTTAAATTTGGAGATAGATTAAAAGAACTTAGAAAACCTAACAAAGAGGGAGATAAAAGGATAACTATGGAAGAACTTTGTGGAATTTTTTCAGAAAAATATGGACTTACTGTAAATAAAGCTATGATATCAAGATGGGAAAATGGAAGTGTTGTCCCTGATAATAAACATTTAATTACCTATGCTAATTATTTTAATATTGACTTAAATTATCTTTTGGGACTAAGTAATATCAAAAGAAAAATAACAGATTTTCATATTGATTCTAACCCTAAGAAAGATAAAAGATTTGCTGAATTATTTTCTATACTAGGAGATATGGAAGATAAAAAATTTGAGATAATAGAAGATATTGTAAAAGAACTTTGTAATTTGGATATAGAAATGTTAAAAGCCTTTAAGAAAATTGTAAAGAAATAA
- a CDS encoding O-antigen ligase family protein, with product MQFKQKITLEKVTEYILYLFLISVCCFKGMINTFGGLFVFTSGALIYKLPNRKEFFKRYKYELIFTGIFILGVFLEMLSVDGLGKAYKFFYKNFYFLMIPGLLYSFEKEEIRKRAFYLIIFSLFMGIIESFRIFKVVHKFNYGGRVESFFDIGRWGSALQMVLLLMLPSLRKKIFLIPIFILGLISLILNNSRGPWLAFSACIGVYLIYLLFYKKNVKTVLGIGILSLVLLVVGYNKSPKNFDKFINRIESYKNIQNNYSNLGRLVMWKENILFMKDSIKDNKRAFFFGVGYDNDETFGEYVSEKEDYQKLDKRLKSNISFTDAHNMYIHTFVRKGVIYGVLFWGYMVYYCLRKLKERLWLEDELILGSLLSTLSFFICGIFYSNIFTFDTFIFFTIFLFGVNYKYQLFEYKE from the coding sequence ATGCAGTTTAAACAAAAAATTACATTAGAAAAAGTAACAGAATACATATTATACTTATTTTTAATAAGTGTATGTTGTTTTAAAGGAATGATTAATACTTTTGGTGGATTATTTGTATTTACATCAGGAGCATTAATTTATAAACTACCAAATAGAAAAGAGTTTTTTAAAAGATATAAATATGAGTTAATATTTACAGGAATATTTATATTAGGAGTTTTCTTAGAAATGTTATCAGTAGATGGATTAGGGAAAGCATATAAATTTTTCTATAAAAACTTTTATTTTCTTATGATACCAGGTTTACTATATTCCTTTGAAAAAGAGGAAATAAGAAAAAGAGCTTTCTATTTAATAATTTTTAGTTTATTTATGGGAATAATAGAAAGTTTTAGAATTTTTAAAGTAGTACATAAATTTAATTATGGTGGAAGAGTAGAAAGTTTTTTTGATATTGGAAGATGGGGTTCAGCATTACAAATGGTATTACTTTTAATGTTACCATCATTACGAAAAAAAATATTCTTAATTCCAATATTTATTCTTGGTTTAATTAGTCTTATACTTAATAATTCAAGAGGACCATGGTTAGCATTTTCTGCTTGTATAGGAGTATACTTAATTTATTTATTATTTTATAAGAAAAATGTTAAAACAGTTTTAGGAATAGGTATTTTATCCTTAGTACTATTAGTAGTAGGATATAATAAATCACCTAAAAATTTTGATAAATTTATAAATAGAATAGAAAGTTATAAGAATATTCAAAATAATTATTCTAATTTAGGTAGATTAGTTATGTGGAAAGAAAATATACTATTTATGAAAGATAGTATAAAAGATAATAAAAGAGCATTTTTCTTTGGCGTAGGTTATGATAATGATGAAACTTTCGGAGAATATGTTTCAGAAAAAGAAGATTATCAAAAATTAGATAAAAGATTAAAATCTAATATATCTTTTACAGATGCTCATAACATGTATATTCATACTTTTGTAAGAAAAGGTGTAATATATGGAGTGTTATTCTGGGGATATATGGTATATTATTGTTTAAGAAAATTAAAAGAAAGATTATGGTTAGAAGATGAACTTATATTAGGAAGCCTTTTAAGTACTCTATCATTCTTTATTTGTGGAATTTTCTATAGTAATATATTTACATTTGATACTTTTATATTCTTCACAATTTTCCTATTTGGTGTAAATTATAAATATCAATTATTTGAATATAAAGAATAA
- a CDS encoding glycosyltransferase — protein sequence MKNKENKLKNNWQEEVKDSKLDLSIVVAVYNIENYIGECLESIKKLKNIDYELLIINDGSTDNSQKIIDEYCKRNKRATSYIKENEGISSTRNYGIEKARGEYIWFIDGDDIIVADKFEKFYKKSQMLKDIDIFCGNYSTFINGKKELTKNLSTILEENKVFSGKNFLEKLKNNLSLNCSVWKNLYRRNFLLENNLYFKEGIIMEDGLYTLLTLLIANKVVYIEEYFYLYRLNREKSITTEANQKNNIDKIALSSLEYVKELLKNLDRINRIKFLKIRILDEYLYYLNFYKKRDLELEKKIWKIKGILIPKIKVQFKIWKRTYIYKRYQIKKI from the coding sequence ATGAAAAATAAAGAAAATAAGTTAAAAAATAATTGGCAGGAGGAAGTAAAAGATTCTAAATTAGATTTAAGTATAGTAGTAGCAGTTTATAATATAGAAAATTATATTGGAGAATGTTTAGAATCAATAAAAAAATTAAAGAATATAGATTATGAACTTTTAATAATAAATGATGGTTCAACAGACAATAGTCAAAAAATAATAGATGAATACTGTAAGAGAAATAAAAGAGCAACATCTTATATTAAAGAAAATGAAGGAATATCATCAACAAGAAATTATGGAATAGAAAAAGCTAGAGGTGAGTATATTTGGTTTATAGATGGAGATGATATTATAGTAGCAGATAAATTTGAAAAATTTTATAAAAAAAGTCAAATGTTAAAAGATATAGATATTTTTTGTGGGAATTATAGTACTTTTATAAATGGGAAGAAAGAATTAACAAAAAATTTATCAACTATATTAGAAGAGAATAAAGTTTTTTCTGGAAAAAATTTTTTAGAAAAATTAAAAAATAATTTATCATTAAATTGTTCTGTATGGAAAAATTTATACAGAAGAAATTTTTTATTAGAAAATAATTTATATTTTAAAGAAGGAATTATTATGGAAGATGGATTATATACACTATTAACTCTACTTATTGCAAATAAAGTAGTGTATATAGAAGAATATTTTTATTTATATAGGTTAAATAGAGAAAAATCTATAACAACAGAAGCTAATCAAAAAAATAATATAGATAAAATAGCTCTTAGTTCTTTAGAATATGTTAAAGAATTATTAAAAAATTTAGATAGAATAAATAGAATAAAATTTTTAAAAATAAGAATATTAGATGAATATTTATATTATTTAAATTTTTATAAAAAAAGAGATTTAGAACTAGAGAAAAAAATATGGAAAATAAAAGGTATTTTGATTCCTAAAATAAAAGTACAGTTTAAAATTTGGAAAAGAACATATATTTATAAAAGATATCAAATTAAAAAAATATAA
- a CDS encoding UDP-galactopyranose/dTDP-fucopyranose mutase family protein, whose protein sequence is MGGVINPKEAKQKIKEQVDESGIKEPKNLEEQAISLVGKDIYLKLIKGYTEKQWGRDAKDLPSFIIKRLPVRFTYDNNYFNDKYQGIPIGGYTKIIEKLLENIEVQLNSNFFDNRQYYENIAEKILFTGMIDEFYNYKFGNLEYRSLNFEMEILEEENYQGVAVMNFTDRETPYTRIIEHKHFEFGNQEKTVITKEYPKEWKLGDEPYYPINDDKNNLLYEKYLELSKKDKNIIFGGRLGTYKYYDMDKIVEEALSIVNMVISDEK, encoded by the coding sequence ATGGGGGGGGTAATTAATCCTAAAGAGGCAAAACAAAAGATTAAAGAACAAGTAGATGAAAGTGGGATTAAAGAACCAAAGAATTTAGAAGAACAAGCAATTTCTTTAGTTGGAAAAGATATTTATTTAAAATTAATTAAAGGATATACTGAAAAACAATGGGGAAGGGATGCAAAAGATTTACCTAGTTTTATTATAAAAAGATTACCAGTAAGATTTACATATGACAATAATTATTTTAATGATAAATATCAAGGAATTCCTATTGGTGGGTATACAAAAATAATTGAAAAATTATTAGAAAATATAGAAGTGCAATTAAATAGTAATTTTTTTGATAATAGACAATACTATGAAAATATAGCTGAAAAAATATTATTTACAGGAATGATAGATGAATTTTATAATTATAAATTTGGTAATTTAGAATATCGTTCACTGAACTTTGAAATGGAAATATTAGAAGAAGAAAATTATCAAGGGGTTGCTGTAATGAATTTTACAGATAGAGAAACACCATATACAAGAATAATAGAACATAAACATTTTGAATTTGGAAACCAAGAAAAAACAGTTATAACTAAAGAATATCCTAAAGAATGGAAATTAGGAGATGAACCATATTATCCAATAAATGATGATAAAAATAATTTACTTTATGAAAAATATTTGGAACTTTCTAAAAAAGATAAAAATATTATTTTTGGTGGTAGATTAGGAACATATAAATATTATGATATGGATAAAATAGTGGAAGAGGCTTTAAGTATAGTTAATATGGTGATAAGTGATGAAAAATAA
- a CDS encoding NAD(P)-binding protein — protein MEKYNYLIVGAGLFGSIFAYEANKRGKKCLVIDKRNHVGGNIYTEKIEEINIHKYGAHIFHTNNKKVWDYINQFVEFNRFTNSPIANYKGELFNLPFNMNTFNKLWGG, from the coding sequence ATGGAAAAATATAATTATTTAATAGTAGGAGCAGGACTTTTTGGTTCTATATTTGCTTATGAAGCAAATAAAAGAGGAAAAAAGTGTCTAGTAATAGATAAAAGAAATCATGTTGGTGGAAATATTTATACAGAAAAAATAGAAGAAATAAATATTCATAAATATGGAGCTCATATATTTCATACAAATAATAAAAAAGTATGGGATTATATTAATCAATTTGTTGAATTTAACAGATTTACTAACTCTCCAATAGCAAATTATAAAGGAGAATTATTTAATTTACCTTTTAATATGAATACCTTTAATAAATTATGGGGGGGGTAA
- a CDS encoding glycosyltransferase, whose translation MKENIIVLIVTYNRLELLKECLKKYENLIKKPEKILIVDNNSTDGTKEFLKKWVNIKSIFEKEILFLQENIGGSGGFYSGMDKILKDSSSKYDWIYISDDDAFPKKDLFEKFHNINKEKNIGAICSKVINNGKIDVMHRRRINKKFKENFVLEEEYNKRCFEIDLFSYVGTFIKIDCLKEIGLPEKDYFIWYDDTEHSYRISRKYKILCFPELEVEHNVGEANIGFSWKTYYGIRNRIHMLKKYMSKFEFFIYLLKINYRMKSRFLKKKISKEEYLCFKEAINDAKNGKLGKK comes from the coding sequence ATGAAAGAAAATATAATAGTTTTAATAGTAACTTATAATAGATTAGAGTTATTAAAAGAATGTTTAAAAAAATATGAAAATTTGATAAAAAAACCAGAAAAAATTTTAATAGTTGATAATAATAGTACAGATGGAACAAAAGAATTTTTAAAGAAATGGGTTAATATTAAATCTATATTTGAAAAAGAAATATTATTTCTTCAAGAAAATATAGGTGGAAGTGGTGGATTTTATAGTGGAATGGATAAAATATTAAAAGATAGTTCATCTAAATATGATTGGATTTATATATCTGATGATGATGCTTTTCCCAAAAAAGATTTATTTGAAAAATTTCATAATATAAACAAAGAAAAAAATATTGGCGCTATTTGTTCAAAAGTTATTAACAATGGAAAGATAGATGTAATGCATAGAAGAAGAATTAATAAAAAGTTTAAAGAAAATTTTGTTTTAGAAGAAGAATATAATAAAAGATGTTTTGAAATAGATTTATTTAGTTATGTAGGGACATTTATAAAGATAGATTGTTTAAAAGAAATAGGATTACCTGAAAAAGATTATTTTATATGGTATGATGATACAGAACATTCTTATAGAATAAGTAGAAAATACAAGATATTATGTTTTCCAGAATTGGAAGTTGAGCATAATGTAGGAGAGGCTAATATAGGTTTTTCATGGAAAACTTATTATGGAATAAGAAACAGGATTCATATGTTGAAAAAATACATGTCTAAGTTTGAATTTTTTATTTATTTATTAAAAATAAATTATAGGATGAAATCTAGATTTTTAAAAAAGAAAATTTCAAAGGAAGAATATTTATGTTTCAAAGAAGCAATTAATGATGCAAAAAATGGAAAATTAGGTAAGAAATAA